From the Micromonospora lupini genome, one window contains:
- the argC gene encoding N-acetyl-gamma-glutamyl-phosphate reductase: protein MTGRAGPVRAAVVGGAGYIGGELVRLLLGHPRVELATVTSRRLAGRRVSTTHPNLRGLTELTFTAPEDLGRQDVLLLATEHGLAMGAMRGLLDLAETVVDLSADFRLRDPAVFAAYYGGPHAAPDLLAEFVTGLPELHRKQLRDADRISVPGCMATAAILALHPLADAGLLGAGEVTVDGRTGSSGSGSAPSAANVHAERSGALRVFAPTAHRHQAEITQAVGVPARMTATGVEAVRGVQVLCRVPLADGVDEVATRAVYRRYYRDEPFVRVVAARRGTYRLPEPKILAGSNFCDVGFAVDPDGGWALLVAALDNLVKGGAGNAVQCLNVRFGWPERLGLEFPGLHPA, encoded by the coding sequence GTGACCGGCCGGGCCGGACCGGTCCGCGCGGCTGTCGTCGGCGGCGCCGGCTACATCGGCGGCGAGCTGGTCCGTCTGCTGCTCGGGCACCCGAGGGTGGAGCTGGCCACTGTCACGTCGCGCCGGCTCGCCGGCCGGCGGGTCAGCACCACACACCCCAACCTGCGCGGCCTCACCGAGCTGACCTTCACCGCCCCGGAGGACCTGGGGCGGCAGGACGTCCTGCTGCTGGCCACCGAGCACGGGCTGGCGATGGGCGCGATGCGCGGCCTGCTCGACCTGGCGGAGACGGTGGTCGACCTGTCGGCGGACTTCCGGCTGCGTGATCCGGCGGTCTTCGCGGCGTACTACGGCGGCCCACACGCCGCGCCCGACCTGCTCGCCGAGTTCGTCACCGGGCTGCCCGAGCTGCACCGCAAACAGCTGCGCGACGCCGACCGGATCAGCGTGCCCGGCTGCATGGCCACCGCCGCGATCCTCGCCCTGCACCCGCTCGCCGACGCGGGCCTGCTGGGGGCGGGGGAGGTGACAGTCGACGGGCGGACCGGCTCCAGCGGCTCCGGCAGCGCCCCGTCGGCGGCGAACGTGCACGCCGAGCGCAGCGGCGCGCTGCGGGTCTTCGCTCCGACGGCCCACCGGCACCAGGCGGAGATCACCCAGGCGGTGGGCGTACCGGCGCGGATGACGGCGACCGGGGTGGAGGCGGTCCGGGGCGTGCAGGTGCTGTGCCGGGTGCCGCTCGCCGACGGCGTCGACGAGGTCGCCACCCGGGCCGTCTACCGCCGCTACTACCGCGACGAGCCGTTCGTACGTGTGGTCGCGGCGCGACGCGGCACGTACCGGCTGCCGGAGCCGAAGATCCTGGCCGGCTCCAACTTCTGCGACGTCGGGTTCGCCGTCGACCCGGACGGCGGCTGGGCGCTCCTCGTCGCGGCACTGGACAACCTCGTCAAGGGCGGCGCGGGCAACGCGGTGCAGTGCCTCAACGTCCGCTTCGGCTGGCCCGAGCGGCTGGGGCTGGAGTTCCCCGGCCTGCACCCGGCGTGA
- a CDS encoding NAD(P)/FAD-dependent oxidoreductase has translation MKHRIVVLGAGYAGAIAAGRLARRLHPDDVDITVVNAVADFVERVRMHQLATGQDLKTHELSEVYAGTDVRVRLARVTAVDVEHRTVALADEHGADEIAYDTLVYALGSAAAHHGVPGVAEHAYDVSGRPSALRLRDRLAHLAAGETVLVVGGGLTGLEAATEIAEAHPDLHVTIATRGGLGDWLNEKAREHLRGVCDRLGITVHEHADIARVEASGAVTGDGRTIPAQVTVWTAGFAVHPIAAATTLTVATTGQIVVDDTMRSVSHPDVYAVGDAGLADGPGGRPLRMSCASGTPMAWQAADAIAARLTGRTRIPKAPLRYFNQCISLGRRDGIIQYVTADDRAKPALLTGRLAARYKEVVCKGAAWSISHPIFYPVRRRRVTTTRSETPATIS, from the coding sequence ATGAAGCACCGCATCGTCGTCCTCGGGGCCGGATACGCCGGAGCCATCGCCGCCGGACGTCTCGCCAGGCGGCTGCACCCCGACGACGTCGACATCACAGTCGTCAACGCCGTCGCGGATTTCGTCGAGCGGGTTCGCATGCACCAGCTCGCCACCGGGCAGGATCTCAAAACCCACGAGCTGAGCGAGGTGTACGCGGGCACCGACGTGCGGGTCCGCCTCGCCCGGGTCACCGCCGTCGACGTCGAGCACCGGACCGTCGCGCTTGCCGACGAGCACGGCGCCGACGAGATCGCGTACGACACTCTGGTCTACGCCCTCGGCAGCGCCGCCGCCCACCACGGCGTGCCCGGTGTCGCCGAGCACGCGTACGACGTCTCCGGCCGGCCGTCGGCGCTGCGGTTGCGCGACCGCCTCGCCCACCTCGCGGCAGGTGAGACCGTGCTCGTCGTCGGCGGGGGCCTCACCGGTCTCGAAGCGGCCACCGAGATCGCCGAGGCCCACCCCGACCTCCACGTCACGATCGCCACCCGCGGCGGCCTCGGTGACTGGCTCAACGAGAAGGCGCGAGAGCACCTGCGGGGTGTCTGCGACCGGCTCGGCATCACCGTCCACGAGCACGCCGACATCGCCCGGGTGGAGGCGAGCGGCGCGGTCACCGGCGACGGTCGGACCATCCCGGCCCAGGTGACCGTGTGGACCGCAGGCTTCGCCGTCCATCCCATCGCCGCCGCCACGACCCTGACTGTCGCGACCACCGGGCAGATCGTCGTCGACGACACGATGCGCTCGGTCTCGCACCCCGACGTGTACGCCGTCGGCGACGCCGGACTCGCCGACGGGCCGGGCGGCAGGCCGTTGCGCATGTCCTGCGCCTCGGGAACCCCGATGGCCTGGCAGGCCGCCGACGCCATCGCCGCGCGCCTGACCGGTCGGACGAGGATCCCGAAGGCCCCGCTGCGCTACTTCAACCAGTGCATCAGCCTCGGCCGCCGCGACGGCATCATCCAGTACGTGACCGCCGACGACCGTGCCAAGCCGGCCCTGCTCACGGGGAGGTTGGCGGCCCGCTACAAGGAGGTCGTCTGCAAGGGCGCCGCCTGGAGCATCTCCCACCCGATCTTCTACCCGGTGCGCCGCCGCCGCGTCACCACGACGCGATCGGAGACCCCCGCGACAATCTCGTGA
- a CDS encoding [LysW]-lysine hydrolase — MPEDAAEPDPPPLLPESDPPRLLPEPGTPRVRPEPDSPRMRPGAVTDTFAAGLLRRMVETPSPSYHEAALARSLVDAMGQLGFEAYVDPVGNVVGEIGRGDGPVVLLIGHLDTVPGGPAVRAEDGRLYGRGAVDAKGPLAAMVCAAASANVGGRIVVVGAVEEEIASRGSREIRRRLPRPDAVVVGEPSGWSTITLGYKGKLDLRYRVSVPATHPSNPVAKASELAVRCWTTLLELLGPDSGNGSFDRPGATLLSLRADQVQAEAELSVRTPPGYDVDGLLRELAQRTPDGELTVVNRVAACRADHRNPVVRALSAGIRAQRARPALKVKTGTSDMNVLAEQWDVPMATYGPGDSSLDHSDDEHIVLADYLRGIAVLRHALRELDAPGSAAPPPPAAQVNGFRLAPSGA; from the coding sequence ATGCCTGAGGACGCCGCCGAGCCCGATCCGCCGCCGCTGCTGCCGGAGTCCGATCCGCCACGGCTGCTGCCGGAGCCCGGCACGCCCCGGGTACGGCCCGAACCCGACTCGCCGCGGATGCGGCCGGGCGCCGTCACCGACACCTTCGCTGCCGGGTTGCTGCGCCGCATGGTCGAGACGCCGTCACCGTCGTACCACGAGGCGGCGCTGGCCCGGTCCCTGGTGGACGCGATGGGGCAGCTGGGCTTCGAGGCGTACGTCGATCCGGTCGGCAACGTCGTCGGCGAGATCGGCCGCGGCGACGGGCCGGTGGTGCTGCTGATCGGCCACCTGGACACGGTGCCGGGCGGTCCGGCGGTCCGCGCCGAGGACGGCCGGCTCTACGGTCGGGGCGCGGTGGACGCCAAGGGACCGCTCGCGGCCATGGTGTGCGCCGCCGCGTCGGCGAACGTCGGCGGGCGGATCGTCGTGGTCGGCGCGGTCGAGGAGGAAATCGCGTCGCGCGGGTCGCGGGAGATCCGACGGCGGCTGCCCCGGCCGGACGCGGTGGTGGTGGGCGAACCGAGCGGCTGGTCGACGATCACGCTCGGCTACAAGGGCAAACTCGACCTTCGCTACCGGGTGTCGGTGCCGGCCACCCATCCCAGCAACCCGGTGGCCAAGGCGTCCGAGCTGGCGGTGCGCTGCTGGACGACGCTGCTGGAGCTGCTCGGGCCGGACAGCGGCAACGGCTCCTTCGACAGGCCCGGCGCGACCCTCCTCTCGCTGCGCGCCGACCAGGTGCAGGCGGAGGCCGAGCTGAGCGTGCGCACCCCACCGGGGTACGACGTGGACGGGCTGCTGCGCGAGCTGGCGCAGCGTACGCCCGACGGGGAACTGACAGTGGTCAACCGCGTCGCCGCCTGCCGCGCCGACCACCGCAACCCGGTGGTCCGGGCGCTCTCGGCGGGCATCCGCGCCCAGCGGGCCCGACCCGCGCTGAAGGTGAAGACCGGCACCTCGGACATGAACGTGCTCGCCGAGCAGTGGGACGTCCCGATGGCCACGTACGGCCCCGGGGACAGCAGCCTGGACCACTCCGACGACGAGCACATAGTGCTTGCCGACTACCTGCGCGGGATCGCGGTGCTGCGGCACGCGCTGCGCGAGCTGGACGCGCCCGGGTCGGCCGCGCCACCGCCGCCGGCCGCCCAGGTCAACGGCTTCCGCCTCGCCCCGAGCGGGGCCTGA
- a CDS encoding DUF397 domain-containing protein: MSSRSGSNGLGVEVRDRGAQVDIRDSKAPEAGMLSFEPAASGMFIGSIKAETGQS; this comes from the coding sequence ATGTCGAGCCGGTCCGGCAGCAACGGTCTGGGCGTCGAGGTGCGGGATCGCGGCGCTCAGGTCGACATCCGCGACTCCAAGGCCCCCGAAGCCGGCATGCTGAGCTTCGAGCCGGCGGCCTCGGGCATGTTCATCGGCAGCATCAAGGCGGAGACTGGTCAGTCCTGA
- a CDS encoding class I SAM-dependent methyltransferase, translated as MTHPVWADGDAYEAYVGRWSRLVAADFVRGLAVPPGRHWLDVGCGTGALTSTVLVEADPARVTGIDPSAGFVAQARARVEDARASFHVGDARALPVPDRAVDVVVSGLTLNFVPEPERAVAEFARVVRPAGVVAAYVWDYAEGMAMMRHFWAAATQLDPASAARDEANRGSVCAPDALRALWVDAGLTEVSVRPVDVPTVFVDFADYWLPFLGGQGSAPSYVTSLGEPERAALRDVLAARLPIEPDGSIRLTARAWAVRGTAA; from the coding sequence ATGACGCACCCGGTGTGGGCGGACGGTGACGCGTACGAGGCGTACGTGGGTCGGTGGAGTCGCCTGGTCGCGGCCGACTTCGTGCGCGGGCTCGCCGTGCCACCCGGGCGGCACTGGCTGGACGTGGGCTGCGGCACCGGCGCGTTGACCTCGACGGTCCTCGTCGAGGCCGATCCCGCTCGGGTGACGGGCATCGACCCCTCGGCGGGCTTCGTCGCGCAGGCGCGTGCCCGCGTCGAGGACGCCCGGGCGAGCTTCCACGTCGGTGACGCCCGCGCGCTGCCGGTGCCCGACCGCGCCGTCGACGTGGTGGTCAGTGGGCTGACGCTCAACTTCGTGCCCGAGCCGGAGCGGGCGGTGGCCGAGTTCGCCCGGGTCGTCCGGCCGGCGGGGGTGGTGGCCGCGTACGTGTGGGACTACGCGGAGGGCATGGCGATGATGAGGCACTTCTGGGCCGCCGCCACGCAGCTCGACCCGGCCTCGGCGGCCCGGGACGAGGCGAACCGCGGCAGCGTGTGCGCGCCCGACGCCCTGCGGGCGCTGTGGGTGGACGCCGGGCTGACGGAGGTGTCGGTCCGGCCGGTGGACGTGCCGACGGTCTTCGTCGACTTCGCCGACTACTGGCTGCCGTTCCTCGGCGGGCAGGGCAGCGCCCCGTCGTACGTCACCTCCCTGGGGGAGCCGGAGCGGGCGGCGTTGCGGGACGTGCTGGCCGCCCGGCTGCCGATCGAGCCCGACGGCTCGATCCGGCTCACCGCGCGGGCCTGGGCCGTACGGGGCACCGCGGCGTGA
- a CDS encoding transketolase — translation MPPREPLAVAEPAELPEPPEPPESAERPELPESAALGDRPAFAEAEVAQVAEAAVDLAAVAVRVRELIVGMCASADGGHLGGSMSLVEILVTLYHEVLRIDPTRPQAPDRDVLLLSKGHGAIALYAVLATRGYFPVEWLDRYAAPGGPFLAHPNRAVPGVEMPTGSLGHGLALGVGHALAARLDGSDRRCVVVLGDGELQEGSVWEAAMAAGSLGLDRLTAVIDRNGLQLGDGTEDVIMLEPLADRWRAFGWTVREVDGHDRGALRAALTEPGAGRPVAVIARTVKGRGLPYVEGQVRSHFARLGETQRGRALRAVRRGIR, via the coding sequence GTGCCGCCCCGGGAACCGCTCGCGGTCGCCGAGCCGGCCGAGCTGCCCGAGCCGCCCGAGCCGCCCGAGTCGGCCGAGCGGCCCGAGCTGCCCGAGTCGGCCGCGCTGGGCGACCGGCCGGCGTTCGCGGAGGCCGAGGTCGCCCAGGTCGCGGAGGCCGCCGTCGACCTGGCGGCGGTCGCGGTACGCGTGCGGGAGCTGATCGTGGGGATGTGCGCCAGCGCCGACGGCGGGCACCTGGGCGGCTCGATGTCGCTTGTGGAGATCCTGGTGACCCTCTACCACGAGGTGCTGCGGATCGACCCGACCCGACCGCAGGCACCCGACCGGGACGTGCTGCTGCTCAGCAAGGGCCACGGGGCCATCGCCCTGTACGCGGTGCTCGCCACCAGGGGCTACTTCCCGGTGGAGTGGCTCGACAGGTACGCCGCGCCGGGCGGGCCGTTCCTGGCCCACCCGAACCGTGCGGTGCCCGGCGTGGAGATGCCCACCGGCTCGCTCGGACACGGGTTGGCGCTCGGCGTCGGGCACGCGCTCGCCGCCCGGCTCGACGGCAGTGACAGGCGCTGCGTCGTCGTACTCGGCGACGGGGAGTTGCAGGAGGGCTCGGTCTGGGAGGCCGCGATGGCCGCCGGCAGCCTCGGGCTGGACCGACTGACCGCGGTGATCGACCGCAACGGCCTGCAACTCGGCGACGGCACCGAGGACGTGATCATGCTGGAACCGTTGGCCGACAGGTGGCGGGCGTTCGGTTGGACTGTCCGCGAGGTGGACGGGCACGACCGGGGCGCGCTGCGTGCCGCGTTGACCGAGCCGGGCGCGGGCCGACCGGTGGCAGTCATCGCCCGGACCGTCAAGGGCCGGGGACTGCCCTACGTGGAGGGACAGGTGCGCAGCCACTTCGCCCGGCTCGGCGAGACCCAACGAGGGCGGGCGCTGCGGGCCGTACGCCGGGGGATCCGGTGA
- the lysW gene encoding lysine biosynthesis protein LysW has product MTVQEQTAARCPECAADVTFAEPPRLSELVECGECQVELEVVTVQPVTLAPAPEVEEDWGE; this is encoded by the coding sequence GTGACTGTCCAGGAACAGACCGCCGCCCGCTGCCCCGAGTGCGCCGCCGACGTCACCTTCGCCGAACCGCCCCGGCTCAGCGAGCTGGTCGAGTGCGGCGAGTGCCAGGTCGAGCTGGAGGTCGTCACGGTGCAGCCGGTGACGCTCGCGCCGGCCCCCGAGGTCGAAGAGGACTGGGGTGAGTGA
- a CDS encoding TetR/AcrR family transcriptional regulator produces MRADAQRNYDLIVKAATEATARDGAYASLEEIARSAGVGSATLHRHFPSRWSLLQAVFRTCVRNLAGRAEDLRAEPDSLAALTTWLREVTVYATTTRGLAVTLLNAPPEENDTCGGMLAAAGEKLLRRAADQGCVRADVVMADLMTLVNAISLAAQPADATKAERLLTLALAGIQPPGR; encoded by the coding sequence ATGAGAGCAGACGCACAACGCAACTACGACCTCATCGTGAAGGCGGCCACCGAGGCGACCGCCCGCGACGGCGCGTACGCCTCGCTTGAGGAGATCGCCCGATCCGCCGGGGTGGGCTCGGCGACCCTGCATCGGCACTTTCCGTCCCGGTGGTCCCTGCTCCAGGCCGTCTTCCGGACGTGCGTCCGCAACCTCGCCGGCCGCGCCGAGGACCTGCGTGCCGAGCCGGACTCTCTCGCCGCCCTCACCACCTGGCTGCGCGAGGTCACCGTTTACGCCACGACAACCCGCGGCCTGGCGGTGACGCTGCTCAACGCGCCACCCGAGGAGAACGACACCTGCGGCGGGATGCTCGCCGCCGCGGGCGAGAAGTTGTTGCGCCGAGCCGCCGACCAGGGTTGCGTACGCGCGGATGTCGTCATGGCGGACCTGATGACCCTCGTCAACGCGATCTCACTCGCCGCCCAGCCGGCAGACGCCACGAAGGCGGAACGACTCCTGACCCTCGCCCTGGCGGGAATCCAGCCACCCGGGCGATGA
- a CDS encoding NmrA/HSCARG family protein, with the protein MAVLVIGATGKQGGATARALLDRGVAVRALVRDPDADSAQALLKRGAELVRGDLDDAGSLLAAAEGMDGLFSIPYPDVANLQGDAELTRGRNVVEAARRAGVSHVVHSSVSGAGDFHRNQPGWAEGRWDRHYWESKAAIDEMVRTGGFAHWTVLLPSTFMENLVGWSYLFGDWSSGTIITGFAADARLPWIAVDDIGEAAATAFTNPEKFDGLDVELAGDLLTMTEVATILSEVTGRAIVAPVLTPQQAVERGLHPAMVNTVERINENGSPARPEIAQGLGLPRTDFRTWARRTFS; encoded by the coding sequence ATGGCTGTCCTCGTCATCGGCGCGACCGGCAAGCAGGGCGGGGCCACCGCCCGCGCACTGCTCGACCGTGGCGTCGCGGTCCGTGCCCTGGTCCGCGACCCCGACGCCGACAGCGCCCAGGCACTGCTGAAGCGGGGCGCGGAACTGGTCCGGGGCGACCTGGACGATGCGGGATCGCTGCTCGCCGCGGCCGAGGGGATGGACGGCCTCTTCTCCATTCCGTACCCCGATGTGGCGAACCTGCAGGGCGACGCCGAGCTGACCCGCGGCCGCAACGTCGTCGAGGCCGCGCGCCGGGCCGGTGTCTCGCACGTCGTGCACAGCAGCGTCTCCGGCGCCGGCGACTTCCACCGCAACCAGCCCGGCTGGGCCGAAGGGCGCTGGGACCGGCACTACTGGGAGAGCAAGGCCGCCATCGACGAGATGGTGCGCACCGGCGGCTTCGCGCACTGGACAGTGCTCCTGCCCTCGACCTTCATGGAGAACCTCGTCGGCTGGTCCTACCTCTTCGGCGACTGGTCGAGCGGCACGATCATCACCGGGTTCGCGGCGGACGCCCGGCTTCCCTGGATCGCCGTCGACGACATCGGGGAGGCCGCGGCGACCGCGTTCACGAACCCGGAAAAGTTCGACGGCCTGGACGTCGAACTCGCCGGTGACCTGCTCACCATGACCGAGGTCGCCACGATCCTCAGCGAGGTCACCGGTCGAGCGATCGTCGCGCCCGTGCTCACCCCGCAGCAGGCGGTCGAGCGCGGCCTGCACCCGGCCATGGTCAACACGGTCGAGCGGATCAACGAGAACGGCAGCCCCGCCCGTCCGGAGATCGCCCAGGGACTCGGCCTGCCCCGCACCGACTTCCGGACGTGGGCCCGACGCACTTTCTCCTGA
- a CDS encoding RNA polymerase sigma-70 factor, protein MPLRPDEVEVFERSRARLEAIAYRLLGSASDAEDAVQDTFLRWQAVDREHVETPEAWLTRVLTNLCLNQLTSARARRETYVGTWLPEPVLAGDRMLGPVDSVEQRESVSMAVLTLMERLSPNERAVYVLREAFGYAHGEIAEILGVSEVNCQQLYRRAKQHVSADRVRAQVDGAAARKIVTEFLTAANSGEIQRLVQLLTDDATSIGDGGGKVPARTTPVAGALAVAKFLRGLFRPSDVKRNLVGGSPALYAGVVNGGPAVVVVTDGRVVGVMSLEVTAEGVAALHTQVNPDKLERATRQWSAAEHGEPLLHVW, encoded by the coding sequence ATGCCGCTGCGTCCGGACGAGGTCGAGGTGTTCGAGCGCTCCAGGGCCCGCCTGGAGGCGATCGCCTACCGGTTGCTGGGCTCGGCCAGCGACGCCGAGGACGCGGTCCAGGACACGTTCCTGCGGTGGCAGGCCGTCGACCGGGAGCACGTCGAGACGCCCGAGGCGTGGCTGACCCGGGTGCTCACCAACCTGTGCCTCAACCAGCTCACCTCGGCGCGCGCCCGGCGGGAGACCTACGTGGGCACCTGGCTGCCCGAGCCGGTCCTCGCCGGGGACCGGATGCTCGGCCCGGTCGACTCCGTCGAGCAGCGCGAATCGGTCTCGATGGCGGTGCTCACCCTCATGGAGAGGCTGTCGCCCAACGAACGCGCGGTGTACGTGCTGCGCGAGGCGTTCGGCTACGCGCACGGTGAGATCGCCGAGATCCTCGGCGTCAGCGAGGTGAACTGCCAGCAGCTCTACCGGCGTGCCAAGCAGCACGTCAGCGCCGACCGGGTCCGCGCGCAGGTCGACGGCGCCGCCGCGCGGAAGATCGTGACGGAGTTCCTCACGGCTGCCAACAGCGGCGAGATCCAGCGACTGGTGCAGTTGTTGACCGACGACGCGACGAGCATCGGTGACGGCGGCGGGAAGGTCCCGGCCCGGACCACGCCGGTGGCCGGCGCGCTTGCGGTGGCGAAGTTCCTGCGGGGTCTGTTCCGGCCCAGCGACGTGAAGCGGAACCTGGTGGGCGGCAGCCCCGCCCTGTACGCCGGGGTCGTCAACGGCGGCCCCGCGGTGGTGGTGGTGACCGACGGCCGGGTCGTCGGCGTCATGTCCCTGGAGGTGACAGCCGAGGGTGTCGCGGCCCTCCACACCCAGGTCAACCCGGACAAGCTCGAACGCGCCACCCGCCAGTGGTCCGCCGCTGAGCACGGGGAACCGCTCCTGCACGTCTGGTGA
- a CDS encoding RimK family alpha-L-glutamate ligase, whose amino-acid sequence MSEPASVAVLTSRLRIDDKRILEALERRNVAVAHVDTRTAWWPLDGAAPEWRLVLNREIGQIRAGYAARALERLGVIGVNSAAAIETCADKWHTSLALRAAGLPTPRTALAATPEAALSALAAIGYPAVVKPLVGSWGRLVTTVPDPDLARTVLEYVAALPGPQAHIVYVQEYVRKPGRDIRVVVVGGEVLGAVYRYSADWRTNVARGARTERCPLTDRIVELSTTAAAAVGADLAGVDLVEDDTGRLYVLEVNSGVEFAGFERAYDGTVDVAGRIVDHVLTRLA is encoded by the coding sequence GTGAGTGAACCGGCCTCGGTGGCGGTGCTCACGTCCCGGCTGCGGATCGACGACAAGCGGATCCTGGAGGCGTTGGAACGCCGCAACGTCGCGGTGGCCCACGTCGACACCCGGACCGCGTGGTGGCCGCTGGACGGCGCCGCACCCGAGTGGCGGCTGGTGCTCAACCGGGAGATCGGCCAGATCCGCGCCGGCTACGCCGCCCGCGCCCTGGAACGGCTGGGCGTGATCGGCGTCAACTCCGCCGCCGCCATCGAGACCTGCGCCGACAAGTGGCACACCTCCCTCGCGTTGCGCGCGGCCGGCCTGCCCACCCCGCGTACCGCCCTGGCCGCCACCCCGGAGGCCGCGCTCTCCGCGTTGGCCGCGATCGGCTACCCGGCCGTCGTCAAACCGCTTGTCGGGTCGTGGGGACGGCTGGTCACGACAGTGCCGGACCCGGATCTGGCGCGCACGGTGCTTGAGTACGTGGCCGCGCTGCCCGGCCCGCAGGCGCACATCGTGTACGTGCAGGAGTACGTCCGCAAACCCGGCCGCGACATCCGGGTGGTGGTCGTGGGCGGCGAGGTGCTCGGCGCGGTGTACCGGTACAGCGCGGACTGGCGTACGAACGTGGCCCGGGGCGCCCGCACCGAGCGGTGCCCACTCACCGACCGGATCGTCGAGCTGTCCACCACTGCCGCCGCCGCGGTCGGCGCGGACCTCGCGGGCGTCGACCTGGTGGAGGACGACACCGGCCGGCTGTACGTCCTGGAGGTCAACTCAGGTGTGGAGTTCGCAGGCTTCGAGCGGGCGTACGACGGGACCGTCGACGTCGCCGGCCGGATCGTCGACCACGTCCTGACGAGGCTGGCGTGA
- a CDS encoding [LysW]-aminoadipate kinase, which yields MNAAAPPPGELTVVKCGGTAGVDAAAVCADVAELVRAGQRVVLVHGGSADIGALGDRLGVPQRRMVTDDGVDTRYTDPATLEVVVLALAGAVKPRLVAALARAGVDAVGLTGLDAGLLRARRTQAHRAVVDGRRMVLRDNHGGRLVGVRPDLLRVLLAAGTVPVVSPPALGEDGLPVNVDADRAAAALAAALGARTLVLLTGAPGVLTDPGDERSVLARCAVPTIGVPPRVGGGMAMKLIAAREALLGGVGRVLVADGRRGDPVRAALAGAATEITTRSPNA from the coding sequence GTGAACGCCGCAGCGCCCCCACCGGGCGAGCTGACAGTGGTCAAGTGCGGCGGCACCGCAGGCGTGGACGCGGCGGCGGTCTGCGCCGACGTCGCCGAACTGGTCCGCGCCGGGCAGCGGGTGGTGCTTGTGCACGGCGGTTCCGCCGACATCGGCGCGCTCGGCGACCGGCTGGGTGTGCCGCAGCGGCGGATGGTCACCGACGACGGGGTGGACACCCGCTACACCGACCCGGCCACCCTGGAGGTCGTCGTGCTCGCCCTCGCCGGCGCGGTCAAGCCCCGGCTTGTCGCCGCGCTGGCCCGCGCCGGCGTCGACGCGGTCGGGCTGACCGGGCTGGACGCCGGCCTGCTGCGGGCCCGGCGTACCCAGGCGCACCGGGCGGTCGTCGACGGCCGCCGGATGGTGCTGCGCGACAACCACGGCGGCCGGCTGGTCGGCGTACGCCCCGACCTGCTCCGGGTGCTGCTGGCGGCCGGCACGGTGCCTGTGGTGTCGCCACCGGCGCTGGGCGAGGACGGCCTGCCGGTCAACGTGGACGCCGACCGCGCCGCCGCCGCACTCGCCGCCGCGCTGGGCGCGCGCACCCTGGTCCTGCTCACCGGGGCGCCCGGGGTGCTCACCGATCCGGGCGACGAACGGTCGGTGCTGGCCCGCTGCGCCGTGCCGACGATCGGCGTGCCGCCCCGTGTGGGCGGCGGAATGGCGATGAAGCTGATCGCCGCCCGCGAGGCGCTGCTCGGCGGGGTGGGCCGGGTGCTGGTCGCCGACGGCCGGCGCGGCGACCCCGTCCGAGCTGCGCTGGCCGGCGCCGCCACCGAGATCACCACGAGGAGCCCGAATGCCTGA
- a CDS encoding response regulator transcription factor, giving the protein MSIRVLVCDELPIVRDGLRTLLGSEPDVSVVDTSDSGNHAIMLARTHRVDVIVTGLKLRGISAVDLIHKINAEKLSPRPRFVVFATDDSDDLVSSVFQAGVNGILMPDATWEEVAAAVRAAAAGQTTLAPRIADRLVDWFRRRQPYPEEVFQPAVSTLTPRERQVLLLMADGKSTEEVATELSIGLTTVRTHVYRLRCKLNVKDRAQLVSFAYRAGLMQPA; this is encoded by the coding sequence ATGTCAATCCGGGTTCTTGTCTGCGACGAATTGCCAATTGTCCGAGATGGCCTCCGTACGCTGCTGGGCAGCGAGCCCGATGTCTCCGTGGTGGACACCTCGGACAGCGGCAACCACGCGATAATGCTGGCCCGCACGCATCGCGTCGATGTCATCGTCACGGGCCTGAAATTGCGCGGCATTTCCGCGGTCGACCTCATTCACAAAATCAACGCCGAAAAACTGTCTCCCCGACCCCGTTTCGTGGTGTTCGCCACCGACGACAGCGACGACCTCGTCAGCAGCGTGTTCCAGGCGGGCGTCAACGGGATCCTGATGCCGGACGCCACCTGGGAGGAGGTCGCCGCCGCGGTGCGTGCCGCCGCCGCCGGCCAGACCACCCTGGCCCCCCGGATCGCCGACCGGCTTGTCGACTGGTTCCGGCGTCGACAGCCGTACCCGGAGGAGGTCTTCCAGCCCGCGGTGTCCACGTTGACCCCACGGGAACGGCAGGTGCTGCTGCTGATGGCGGACGGAAAATCCACCGAGGAGGTCGCCACCGAGTTGTCCATCGGCCTGACCACCGTGCGCACCCACGTCTACCGGCTGCGGTGCAAACTCAACGTCAAGGACCGGGCCCAGTTGGTGTCCTTCGCCTATCGCGCCGGCCTCATGCAGCCGGCCTGA